In Eupeodes corollae chromosome 3, idEupCoro1.1, whole genome shotgun sequence, a single genomic region encodes these proteins:
- the LOC129950915 gene encoding enhancer of mRNA-decapping protein 4 homolog isoform X6, whose amino-acid sequence MSNFLTKSSSDILSSNVIVFKSGDKQHCYEINEPNVTIVGSAGSHDHGSSKVKLKNIVDYKWETKNYPGHLIAVHIDGKHIAYVINVNNKISRTEGMVRVVNATSGLRALIKGMSGEVLDLQFAHIENERILASIDACSLYVHKIDMISETLVCNLLIKIEDPLTNYTPKYDKISWCPYVDCSSDDDEESNQLIVWARGSIYQCFNVNTINVNYGQIGKFCPTDIATGYLKFYEPTLVITWVALSPDGTTLGVGGEDGIIRFYQIWSQVYFHEKEPRCLHQWKPHGGKPISSFFFLDNLTKTSSDSYWKYALTGADDNTEFKIWDCGSWECLQTINIKTSEDKKLKFIAEIDRTSSYLVISNLDTRVMYVLQIITAPDGTPSLDMNATTTGGGVVGSANNSIIVTNNDQVKKKTFGVCVKSVSEFPLSSPILSFSIVDAAVRRYKCANDNYLVDEMDDYDEETNSIYCVVVRMFIVQPKSVQECHILYQPTVDENTDVKSSISNDSTKEFIENSSEKSNDKDLDNVAVQQAISVGGGGGGVVKSEKGPLEALFDRVSSSSTAQANVVGVDKTDSPNPSPHLSTSSHKSFTQVNLMTPDAFSSSSTGKKSPEIVSSEVLNTILMLASVTGSNTSANKPDNMNLLNLRNNKIIEDQEQQKIKQSMETHKKFMAIENSSNRNNIDNLTSGNSSPSREVQEIMSLQDYDCRKSSYSGDETDQGKPKNGPSTKIINKLPENQNETFTETEKKIPPPTATIMTSIWPKVPDVRTVKKHSTELQNSENLITTSEPNNDLSDINMKMSKILDLVQKQSVQIKVLQNEITELKEGNIQNSFKDMKDFSFKVEMQLSKLMESYLKRYENEHKKKLSAFLAGREAQNRELRDTFVQLINQFTLTRLTEVISKVITIEIQRQIMPMLSAKIDGLQQQIQMDVANKLAAFDMMLKDNIAHVCKSKNIIDAFGKSVLVGVQGSLQSAFVESMSSTLIPAYEKSSQNMFKQLHEAFSVGIKEFMEQFDNYLSHLQPMQDSTEEILNKFSGFRQHLDSILIKHRNTVQESMLDTKKDVKHMEIMLTRQIAEVVRSEVRKGFESQTAALRSQATTPAPSIYDIKDQIKLLLSTGQINKAFHQALLANDLSLVEFTLQRADHNAVFHPCCLEQKVLLSLIQQISADMSNHNEVKQNYLADAILSINPNDPITREHAPKVMQELYRNCQAFLLTQTKNPQCSNVRMLMKAIQGLSTEKSY is encoded by the exons ATGAGCAACTTCCTAACAAAATCCAGCAGCGACATCCTTTCGTCGAATGTTAT TGTATTTAAGTCGGGCGACAAACAGCATTGCTATGAGATCAACGAACCGAACGTGACTATTGTCGGAAGCGCCGGCAGTCATGACCATGGCAGTTCGAAAGTGAAACTTAAAAACATAGTCGACTACAAATGGGAGACAAAGAATTATCCAGGTCACTTAATAGCGGTTCATATTGATGGCAAACACATAGCCTACGTTATCAATG TTAATAACAAAATCTCAAGAACTGAAGGTATGGTTCGAGTGGTAAATGCGACTTCGGGACTTCGAGCACTGATCAAGGGAATGTCCGGCGAAGTGTTGGATCTGCAATTTGCTCACATCGAGAACGAACGAATATTGGCGTCGATCGATGCATGTTCGTTGTATGTCCATAAAATCGATATGATCAGTGAGACATTGGTGTGCAATCTACTGATCAAGATCGAAGATCCTCTGACTAATTACACTCCAAAGTATGACAAAATCTCATGGTGCCCGTATGTGGATTGTTCGAGCGATGACGACGAAGAGAGCAATCAGTTGATTGTGTGGGCCAGAGGCAGCATTTATCAGTGTTTCAATGTGAACACCATCAATGTCAACTATGGG CAGATTGGCAAATTTTGTCCCACAGACATAGCCACTGGTTATCTTAAATTCTACGAACCTACTTTAGTTATAACATGGGTAGCCCTATCACCCGATGGTACAACTCTAGGCGTTGGCGGTGAAGATGGTATTATTCGTTTCTATCAG ATTTGGTCGCAGGTGTATTTTCACGAAAAAGAACCAAGATGTTTGCATCAATGGAAACCTCATGGTGGCAAACCGATTtcatcgtttttctttttggataatttaacaaaaacatcatCAGA tTCATATTGGAAATATGCCCTAACTGGTGCCGATGACAATACAGAGTTCAAGATTTGGGACTGCGGTTCGTgggagtgtttgcaaacaatcaACATTAAGACAAGCGAAGATAAAAAGCTGAAATTCATCGCTGAGATCGATAGAACCTCGTCGTATTTAGTTATATCAAATTTAGATACTCGTGTCATGTATGTCCTGCAGATTATAACCGCTCCCGACGGTACACCTTCCTTGGATATGAATGCAACAACAACTGGAGGTGGTGTTGTTGGTTCAGCTAACAACTCGATCATAGTGACCAACAATgaccaagttaagaaaaagaCCTTCGGAGTGTGTGTGAAGAGTGTTTCGGAGTTTCCCCTATCATCACCGATTCTCAGTTTTTCAATTGTTGATGCTGCCGTTCGTCGTTACAAATGCGCAAATGACAATTATTTAGTCGATGAAATGGATGACTACGATGAGGAGACAAATTCTATTTATTGTGTTGTTGTTCGAATGTTTATTGTGCAACCGAAAAGCGTACAAGAATGTCATATTCTCTATCAGCCAACTGTGGACGAGAATACCGATGTAAAAAGCAGTATTTCCAATGATAGTACAAAGgaatttatagaaaattcaagtgaaaaatcaaatgataaGGACTTGGATAATGTGGCTGTGCAGCAAGCAATTAGTGttggtggcggtggtggtggtgtagTAAAAAGCGAGAAAGGACCGTTGGAGGCACTTTTCGATCGTGTATCATCATCATCTACTGCTCAGGCAAATGTGGTTGGCGTTGACAAGACTGATTCTCCAAACCCGTCACCACATTTGTCAACTAGTAGTCATAAGAGTTTTACACAGGTTAATTTGATGACACCAGATGCATTTAGTTCATCATCAACTG GAAAGAAAAGTCCGGAAATTGTAAGCTCTGAAGTTTTAAATACAATTCTTATGTTGGCAAGTGTAACAGGATCAAATACATCTGCCAATAAACCTGACAACATGAActtattgaatttaagaaataataaaattatagaagatcaagaacaacaaaaaataaagcagtCTATGGAAACTCACAAGAAGTTCATGG CAATTGAAAATAGTTCAAATCGCAATAACATAGATAATCTAACAAGTGGAAATTCCAGTCCCAGTCGTGAAGTTCAAGAAATTATGTCACTACAGGATTACGATTGTCGAAAGAGTTCATATAGTGGTGATGAAACAGATCAAGGCAAACCTAAAAATGGGCCTTCTAcgaaaattatcaataaattgcCTGAAAATCAAAATG AAACATTTACAGAAACTGAAAAGAAGATTCCACCTCCAACAGCGACAATCATGACTAGCATATGGCCAAAAGTGCCAGATGTTCGCACAGTTAAGAAACACTCGACTGAACTTCAAAATTCCGAAAACCTCATAACAACTTCAGAGCCAAACAACGATTTGAGCGATATCAATATGAAAATGAGTAAAATTTTAG ATTTAGTTCAAAAGCAATCGGTTCAAATCAAAGTTCTTCAAAACGAAATCACCGAACTGAAAGAAGGCAATATCCAAAACTCCTTCAAAGATATGAAAGACTTTTCGTTTAAAGTTGAAATGCAACTATCCAAACTAATGGAATCATATTTAAAACGCTACGAGAACGAACACAAAAAGAAACTAAGTGCGTTCCTAGCTGGCAG ggaAGCTCAAAATCGTGAACTTCGTGATACATTTGTGCAGCTTATTAACCAATTTACACTCACCCGCTTGACCGAAGTGATTTCCAAAGTAATCACTATTGAAATTCAAAGACAAATAATGCCTATGTTATCTGCAAAGATTGATGGACTGcaacaacaaattcaaatgGACGTAGCCAATAAGTTGGCTGCTTTCGATATGATGCTGAAGGATAATATAGCTCATGTGTGTAAGAGTAAG AATATCATTGATGCATTTGGAAAATCTGTATTAGTTGGAGTTCAGGGAAGTCTTCAGAGTGCTTTTGTTGAATCTATGTCAAGTACATTAATACCGGCGTATGAAAAATCCTCACAAAATATGTTCAAACAATTGCACGAAGCTTTCTCTGTGGGTATTAAAGAAT TTATGGAGCAATTTGATAATTATTTATCACATCTTCAACCAATGCAAGACTCAACTGaagagattttaaataaattctcagGATTTAGACAACATTTGGATTCGATATTAATAAAACATCGAAATACTGTACAAGAATCGATGTTGGATACGAAAAAAGACGTTAAACATATGGAAATAATGTTAACGAGACAAATAGCAGAAGTTGTGCGAAGTGAa gTACGCAAAGGCTTTGAATCTCAGACTGCAGCCCTACGCTCACAAGCCACAACACCGGCTCCATCAATCTATGACATTAAAGATCAAATAAAACTCCTTCTTAGCACAGGTCaaataaataaagcttttcATCAAGCCCTTCTAGCCAACGATCTATCCCTGGTAGAATTTACACTCCAGCGAGCCGATCACAATGCAGTATTTCATCCTTGTTGTCTCGAGCAAAAGGTTTTACTTTCTCTCATTCAACAAATTTCAGCTGATATGAGTAATCACAATGAAGTCAAGCAAAA ttatTTAGCGGATGCAATTTTAAGCATAAATCCAAATGATCCAATCACAAGAGAACATGCCCCTAAAGTAATGCAAGAGCTATATCGTAATTGCCAAGCATTCCTATTAACTCAAACCAAGAACCCTCAATGTAGTAATGTTCGTATGCTTATGAAGGCAATTCAGGGATTAAGCACAGAGAAATCCTACTGA